In a single window of the Arenicella chitinivorans genome:
- the trpC gene encoding indole-3-glycerol phosphate synthase TrpC, which yields MKTGSDVLDKIMQHKQLEVEAAKRQVSFADVKSMADDSAPCRGFVAALAESLAAQRAAVIAEVKKASPSKGLIRPNFKPAAIAESYQKHGASCLSVLTDEHFFQGSATYFAEAREASTLPMLRKDFMLDDYQVFEARAMGADCILLIVAALEDGLMQDLAGRSHELGMDVLVEVHDQAELERGLALKMPMIGINNRNLRNFETSLDTTVSLLEHIPSDTIVVTESGIHTLDDVALMREHRVNSFLVGEAFMRADEPGERLAELFFS from the coding sequence ATGAAAACAGGTTCTGATGTGCTGGATAAAATCATGCAGCATAAGCAACTCGAAGTTGAGGCTGCCAAACGCCAAGTTAGTTTCGCCGACGTAAAATCCATGGCCGACGATAGTGCGCCGTGTCGAGGCTTTGTCGCAGCGCTCGCTGAATCCTTAGCCGCTCAACGAGCCGCGGTGATTGCAGAAGTCAAAAAAGCCAGTCCGAGCAAAGGTCTGATTAGACCGAACTTTAAACCAGCGGCCATTGCCGAAAGTTATCAAAAGCACGGCGCCAGCTGTTTATCGGTATTGACGGACGAACACTTTTTTCAAGGCAGCGCGACGTACTTTGCCGAGGCGCGTGAAGCCAGCACACTACCCATGCTGCGCAAAGATTTCATGCTGGATGACTACCAAGTATTTGAAGCGCGTGCGATGGGCGCAGACTGCATTCTATTGATTGTGGCCGCGTTGGAAGACGGTTTGATGCAGGACCTGGCCGGTCGATCACACGAGCTCGGTATGGATGTGCTGGTTGAAGTCCACGACCAGGCAGAGTTGGAGCGCGGACTGGCACTGAAAATGCCGATGATTGGGATCAACAACCGTAATCTGCGTAATTTTGAGACCTCACTGGATACCACGGTTTCACTCCTAGAACACATCCCGAGTGACACCATTGTGGTCACTGAAAGTGGGATTCATACACTGGATGATGTGGCGTTGATGCGTGAGCACCGGGTCAACAGTTTTCTGGTTGGCGAAGCCTTTATGCGAGCGGACGAGCCCGGAGAACGCCTGGCAGAGTTGTTCTTTTCGTAA
- a CDS encoding OsmC family protein, which yields MKATVELQQNVNFKATSGTGHSVMMDGPPDFGGENLGARPMEFLLMGMGGCASFDVVHILRKRRLQVDSCVADVEAERADTDPKVFTKIHLHFKVSGPDLTEKAVAKAVELSAEKYCSASIMLGKTADVTHSYEIL from the coding sequence ATGAAAGCCACGGTTGAGTTGCAGCAAAACGTTAATTTTAAAGCCACCTCAGGCACCGGTCACAGTGTCATGATGGATGGCCCGCCAGATTTCGGTGGTGAAAACTTAGGTGCACGCCCAATGGAGTTCCTGTTAATGGGCATGGGTGGCTGCGCCTCATTCGATGTGGTGCACATTCTGCGTAAACGTCGTTTGCAGGTCGATTCCTGTGTCGCCGACGTCGAGGCCGAGCGCGCAGATACGGATCCCAAGGTTTTTACCAAAATCCATCTGCACTTTAAAGTTTCAGGCCCAGACCTGACTGAAAAAGCGGTCGCGAAAGCCGTCGAGCTATCGGCCGAAAAATACTGTTCCGCGTCGATTATGTTGGGCAAAACCGCGGATGTAACCCATTCATACGAGATACTCTGA
- a CDS encoding VOC family protein has translation MPLTRPTHAGLRHVALNVKDLPLVEKFYVDLLGFAVEWRPDPDNVYLCSGVDNLALHVVEDTGDKAQVLDHIGIIVDKMGEVDAWHAFLVENQVKMASQPKTHRDGARSFYCYDPEGTVVQVIFHPPISKG, from the coding sequence ATGCCATTAACCAGACCAACGCACGCCGGATTGCGCCATGTGGCGCTCAACGTTAAGGACCTGCCGCTGGTCGAAAAATTTTACGTGGACTTACTCGGCTTTGCGGTCGAGTGGCGGCCTGATCCAGACAACGTTTACTTATGCAGCGGCGTGGACAATTTGGCCTTGCACGTGGTCGAAGACACCGGTGACAAAGCACAGGTGCTCGACCATATCGGCATCATCGTCGACAAGATGGGCGAGGTTGATGCGTGGCACGCATTTCTGGTTGAGAACCAAGTTAAAATGGCTTCACAACCCAAAACACATCGTGACGGTGCGCGTAGTTTTTATTGCTATGACCCAGAAGGCACCGTGGTGCAGGTCATCTTCCATCCGCCCATCTCAAAAGGCTAG
- a CDS encoding DUF6500 family protein — translation MRESLRRKIIDVCDTKIARKGESVGVSFYAFFANKNDDPELLMEAATWWIQTHHLDHFEKAVRIREMVVRGD, via the coding sequence ATGCGAGAATCACTCCGCCGCAAAATTATTGACGTCTGCGACACCAAAATCGCCCGCAAGGGGGAATCTGTTGGTGTGTCGTTCTATGCGTTTTTTGCCAACAAAAATGACGACCCAGAACTGCTTATGGAAGCAGCCACGTGGTGGATTCAAACACACCACCTCGATCATTTTGAGAAGGCGGTGCGCATACGTGAGATGGTAGTGCGCGGCGACTAG